A segment of the Prochlorococcus marinus str. MIT 9215 genome:
AATTAATAAAATATATCCTATGTCCTCAAACAATAGATATAAATTGGAAAATAATTCCGATTTAGAGACTTTAAATAGTTTTAAAATCTTAATATCTAATATCAAAGCATTAAAAGATAAAACTTGGGGCTGCCCATGGCAGAAAATACAGTCTCATGTATCGTTGATCCCATTTTTGTATGAAGAAAGTAATGAATTTATAGATGCGATATATGAAAAAAATGCAGATAACATATGTGAGGAGTTAGGAGATCTTTTATTACAAGTAATGCTTCATGCTGAAATCGGTTATGAAGAAAAAGAATTTGCACTAAATGATGTTATAAAAAATCTAAACAAGAAAATTATTAATAGACATCCATATATTTTTAACAAAAAAGAAAAAGTATCATTAAAAAAATCACAACAGATTTGGGTAAATATAAAAAATTTAGAAAAAGATGCACCTCATTTGAAATCTTCAATTAGTAGAAATTTAAATTTGAAAATTAAAAATCTGCCGCCAACGGTTGGAACAGATAAAATCACAAATGTAGTTAAAGAACATGGTTTCAAATGGGAAAGTACTGATGAGATTTTTAAAAAGTTAGAAGAAGAGATTAATGAATTAAAGGAAGCAATTAAAAGTAAAAATGATTTAGAGATAAAAAATGAATTTGGGGATGTTTACTTTACTCTTCTTAATCTCTCAAACTTTTTAAAGATCAATCCTGAATCAGCTCTTCAAAAAACTAATATAAAATTTTTAGAAAGATTTTCAATCGTCGAAGAAGATGCAGGAGATAATATTAAAAAACAAACTCCGAAAGACTTTCAACAGCTTTGGCAAATAGCCAAGCAAAAACTGGCGGGAAAAATTCCTAAAAGCAAATGACAAATATTACAACATGGATAGATGAATATCATAAAGGTTCAAGATTCGGCCTAAATGGGAAAATTTTAATTAAAAAAACCTCAAAATATCAAGAAATTATTCTTATTGAAAATGAATATTATGGTAAAGCTTTAATGTTAGATGGTTGCTGGATGACATCATTAAAAGACGAGAAATATTATCATGAGTGTCTTGTGCATCCTGCATTAAGTAGCATTGAAGAAAAATCTAATATACTAATTATTGGTGGTGGTGACGGTGGCACTGTAAGAGAATGCGTTAAATATTCTCAAATATCAAAAATTGATCTAGTAGAAATTGATGAGGAGGTAATCAAAATATCTAAAAAATTTCTTAAAGAAATTGGAGGCGAAGCATGGAATGACAAAAGATTAGAAATACATGTTGATGATGGTGTTAAATGGGTAAAAAAAACAAGAGATAATTTTTACGACGTTATATTTATAGATAGTTCAGATCCCTCAGAATTTTCAAATTTATTATTTTCAGATTCTTTTTATAAAGAATGTAAAAGAATACTTACACCAAGTGGGATATTAGCAACGCAAAGCGAATCTCCTGAATCCTTCAAAAATATTCACATAAATATTTTGAAAACCCTAAAAAATATATTTAAAAGTTCTGAAACTATGTATTCCTTTGTACCTATATATCCAAGCGGGATTTGGAGTTGGACATTTGCTTCTTCAAAAAATCTAAATTTATCAAAGCAAAATTATGATGAAGTCAAAAAAATAGAAAAAGGATGTGAAATTTGGAATTTAAATTTTCAAAATGCAGCATTTAAAATGATGCCAAATAAAATTGTAAAAGAACTAGATTCATAAGATGACAAAAAATTTATTTGATAACGAAAATGCAATTTATATTGGAGCAAAAAGAAATCCTGAGAATTGCTCAATTGGTATATTTGGAGTTAATTATGACGGGACATGTTCGTTTAAACCAGGAGCAAGATTTGGTCCAGAAGCAATAAGACAAGTCAGTTCTTGTTTAGAAACATATTGTCCAAAAATAAAAAAAGACTTAGAGGATATTTTGTATGTTGATTTTGGATCAATACTAATTGATAAAAATGACTCAAAGTCCGTTATTGAATCGGTTAAATCAGCAACAAATTATTTAATTAGTAAACGCCTTAGTCCTATTATGCTTGGAGGGGAACACTCTATTACAAGAGGTGCTATTGAAGCATTAGTAAAAAAATACCCAGATTTGATATTGATTCAACTTGATGCTCATGCAGATTTAAGAGAATCATATATAGGGAACGAACATAGTCATGCTTGTACTATGAAAAGATGCTTAGAAGTGCTACCTGAAAAAAAAATTTTGCAAGTAGGAATTAGAAGTGGGACTAAAGAAGAATTTGAAATTATGCATAGCAACCACCAATTAGTTAACTTTTGTCCAGGCGGAAATGCACATGAGTTAAAACAAGCTCTTCTACCATAC
Coding sequences within it:
- the mazG gene encoding nucleoside triphosphate pyrophosphohydrolase, yielding MSSNNRYKLENNSDLETLNSFKILISNIKALKDKTWGCPWQKIQSHVSLIPFLYEESNEFIDAIYEKNADNICEELGDLLLQVMLHAEIGYEEKEFALNDVIKNLNKKIINRHPYIFNKKEKVSLKKSQQIWVNIKNLEKDAPHLKSSISRNLNLKIKNLPPTVGTDKITNVVKEHGFKWESTDEIFKKLEEEINELKEAIKSKNDLEIKNEFGDVYFTLLNLSNFLKINPESALQKTNIKFLERFSIVEEDAGDNIKKQTPKDFQQLWQIAKQKLAGKIPKSK
- the speE gene encoding polyamine aminopropyltransferase, which encodes MTNITTWIDEYHKGSRFGLNGKILIKKTSKYQEIILIENEYYGKALMLDGCWMTSLKDEKYYHECLVHPALSSIEEKSNILIIGGGDGGTVRECVKYSQISKIDLVEIDEEVIKISKKFLKEIGGEAWNDKRLEIHVDDGVKWVKKTRDNFYDVIFIDSSDPSEFSNLLFSDSFYKECKRILTPSGILATQSESPESFKNIHINILKTLKNIFKSSETMYSFVPIYPSGIWSWTFASSKNLNLSKQNYDEVKKIEKGCEIWNLNFQNAAFKMMPNKIVKELDS
- the speB gene encoding agmatinase codes for the protein MTKNLFDNENAIYIGAKRNPENCSIGIFGVNYDGTCSFKPGARFGPEAIRQVSSCLETYCPKIKKDLEDILYVDFGSILIDKNDSKSVIESVKSATNYLISKRLSPIMLGGEHSITRGAIEALVKKYPDLILIQLDAHADLRESYIGNEHSHACTMKRCLEVLPEKKILQVGIRSGTKEEFEIMHSNHQLVNFCPGGNAHELKQALLPYAKSPIYLTIDLDWFDPSLLAGTGTPEPGGFFWNDFEEILKTLKDLRIVASDIVELSPEIDKSGVSSIVAAKVLRSLILSLENMQ